The sequence CGTGGAAGATCTGGTCCACCTGGCTCGCCCGGACGTGGATTCGTCGGTGGCGCTGGAGGACGTGGAAGATCTGGTCCGCCTGGTTCACCCGGACGTGGATTTGTTGGCGGTGGTGGCGGACGCGGACTTGTCTGCGGTGGCGTTGGTGGAGGGCGCGGACTCGTTGGCGGTCTTTCCTCAGGACGCGGCGGAATCAAAGGCTGACTTGGATTCTGTGGAATTGGTTGCGGCTGTGGTTCCGGTGGACGCGGTCTTTGCGGTTCCGGTTGTGGCCACGGTGCTGGTTCTGGCTGCGGTTGAGGACGCGGCATCGGCTCTGGTTCTGGCTGACTTGGTCTTTGTGGTTCTGGTTGCCATGGTGCTGGCTGCGGTTGAGGGCGCGGCATCGGTTCTGGTTCCGGCTGACTCGGTCTTTGTGGTTCTGGTTGCCATGGTGCTGGCTGCGGTTGAGGGCGCGGCATCGGTTCTGGTTCTGGCTGACTCGGTCTTTGTGGCTCCGGTTGAGGATCAGGACGCGATGGTTCCGGCTGACTTGGTCTTTGTGGTGCTGGTTGCGGCGTTGGCTCCGGTTGAGGAACAGGTCTTCCGCCTTCATCACCACCTGGAGGAGGATCATCAGATGATGTCGCTGCATATGCTACATTAAAGAAAGACAAATCAAAAAGACTTGCTCCGGGTTCGCAAACTTGCACTGGACGATCTGTACAAACTCTTTTGTAGCCACACTGTGTTTCATAAGTAGTATGGCATTTCCATTCTTTGCGATATTCTGTTTTAGTACATGTTCCTTTATATGGAACTGTTTCATATATTGCGTGTGATTCTTGTTCTGCCATGTTCACTCGAACTTCTCGCGCAGAATCAGAAAGTTTTATTAATTCTACATCTTTAGCATACCCATTGGGTGAAATAAGGAGCAATACTCCTAAAACTCTACCGAAAAATCTTCGGTCAAATTGATACCTTTTCATCGAAACCTCCATTTCGGTAGTTCATTAGAGCAAGCTTGGTGCCACATTTTCAGTGCTACTTTGACCACAATAAATCCCCACATCTTCTCGCCGAGGAATACTCTTCAATCCATTTTATAGATCTATAAAAAATTATGAATGGAGTTTTTTTCAAGGTGCAACGGGAAGCTCACCATGTATTTTAAAATAAGCCACCAATTTCAGGGTCACTTTGCCCAGTGAATAAGCTTTCTATTTATTTTTATAGATCTCGAAAAAAATTCTAATGGAGAAAGGCATTGGTAATTAATTATTCAAATAGTCTTTTTTATTTTTGATTAAATAGAAAGAAGTAAACACCGTGATTATAGCTGTGAAGGCTACATAGTGAGCAGGGGCAGTTATTCCCAGTCTATCCGTCAAGTAAGATATTAATGGAGGAGTCATCGCTCCAAAAATTGCATATGCCATATTGTAAGAAAAAGATAATCCTGAAAAACGAATCTGAGCAGGAAATGCCGCAACCATAACAGATGGAATAATCCCAACTACGCCTACGCAAAATCCAGCCAGACTATATAGAGTAATGAAATTCTTTGCTCCGTTAACAAGGTCAAAATAAAAAACATAAACTGCTATAAGTAAACACAGAGATCCTATAAGAAGCGCCAACAATCTTCCTATTTTATCAGCAAAATACCCACCTACAACACAGCCAATGATTAGAAAAAAAGACGCTAGATTATTTCCAAAAAAAGCTTCCTGGGCACTGATACCAAGCTGAGTTTGCATAAGAGTTGGAGTCATAAGAATGATCACAACAATTCCAGCCGTTAACATCCAAGTTATTAACATGGACACAAAAATACTTGTTTTATGATTTTTCATCACTGTTTTTAGAGGAATCTCACTGCTGATCTCTTTTTTTTCTTTCAGTGCTAAAAAGACAGGAGTCTCACTCAACCATTTTCTGAGCCAAACAGCCATCAAGCCAAAAATTCCACCCACGATAAATGGGATCCTCCATCCATAATCCAAAACAGCTTCCGGCGTGAGCTGAGTATAAAGACCCGAGGCCATCAATGAGCCCAATAGAATTCCCGCCGTCAATCCGGAGGTTAAACTTGCACAGGCAAAGCCAACACGATTTCTCGGAACATGTTCCGCCACAAAGACCCATGCTGCTGGGACTTCACCACCGATAGCGATACCTTGCATGATTCTTAAAAATAAAAGAAGAAGAGGGGCAAAAATTCCTATCTGCAAATATGTTGGCAAAAGCCCAATACCCAAAGTTGGAAGTGCCATTAAGAATACACTCAGAGTAAACATTTTTTTTCGACCCGTCCTATCACCAAAGTGAGCCATTATAACGCCACCAATGGGTCTCGCCAAATAACCTGCCGCAAAAATTCCATATACCTGAAACTGAGACAACCAATCTGGCATATCAGCAGGGAAAAAAAGTTGTCCTAATGTTTTCGTGAAAAATACAAATATAATAAAATCATAAAACTCTAAGGCTCCGCCTAGAGCCGCTAAACCCAAAGTTCTGATATCTGAAGAGGTTAATTTTTCATTTTGTTGCATAATCTGAATTATGATCAAGTTTTCTATAGCAAGTAAATTTATTTCTTTGTTTTTATTAAACTAACTTTGAGTGCCCGATATATCTGTATACCAAAAGCAGCTTTGGCGGCGTTCTTCATTTGTTCGGTATCTCCAGAAGTTAAAAATAAGGTTGAAGATTTTTTCTTTGCAGAAGAACTCTCTAATTTCCAATTTTTTTTGATATAAGTCGCCACCGTTGCCGCTGGATCTAAAAGTTTACAGTGCGGTAAAATATTTTGAATTTGTGAGGACACCGCTGGATAATGGGTACACGCCAAAAGAATTGCGTCGCAATTTCTCAATGGTTTTAAAATTTGATTTAAAGTTTTTGTCATCCTAGAAGATACCAATTCTCCGCTTTCAATGAGAGCAGAGAGAGGTTGTGCAATACGCCCTATAACTTTTCTGTTTTTAGAAGTTAATCTTTTAGAATAACAATGAGATAAAATCGTTCTCCGCCCTCCTAAAATTCCCACTTTTCTATGGGGGGTACTTTTCACTAATGCTACTCCACAATCAATCACTCCGATGACGTGAAGATTTTTTTTTGAAAATTCTTTTTCTAATGATGGCAAAGCTGTGCTGGCCGCATTGCAGGCAATGACAAAATGTTTAACACCTTGATCCGAAAAATTCGATATCAATTGAAGCAATCTCTGTTTTAATTTTTCAGGATCCATCTTTCCGTATGGCATGGAGCCTGAATCGGAGAAATAGAGAATGGATAATCCGGACATTTTTTTTAGAATTTCATTATAAACGCTCAACCCACCAATGCCCCAATCCATGACAACAAGATCGACGGGTTTCATGGATAAACCTGTTTCTCAACTTCTTTAAAATGAATAGGGCCAGATTTAAAAGCCAAAATACGAGAATTCCAACCAATATTAATAAGCTGAGTTTTTTGACCAGGAAAACGACTTTCCAAAAACCACTTCATTTCGTGCTCGGAGCGCATGGGATTGTACTTCAACATATTTTGCCAACGTTGATCTCGCACCATCTTGCTGAGGGCTTGCCAGTATTTTTTTTGAAAAAATCTCTGAAAGAAAACTTGGATTTTGGCTTTAATGAAAGATGGTACTTCCTTCAACTTCACGGGCGCCGCAACCATATCCATAACTACAAATTGTCCACCCGGCTTAAGCACGCGAAGAATTTCATGAAGAATAGGATCCCAATCTAAGTAGCGGAAAGAAAGTACGGATATTACGGAATCAAAACTATTGTCCGCAAAAGGGAGCATTGGTCCATCAATTTTTTCAAAGCTCAGTTGTGGTTGAAGCTTACATCTCTTGC comes from Bdellovibrionota bacterium and encodes:
- a CDS encoding MFS transporter; translation: MQQNEKLTSSDIRTLGLAALGGALEFYDFIIFVFFTKTLGQLFFPADMPDWLSQFQVYGIFAAGYLARPIGGVIMAHFGDRTGRKKMFTLSVFLMALPTLGIGLLPTYLQIGIFAPLLLLFLRIMQGIAIGGEVPAAWVFVAEHVPRNRVGFACASLTSGLTAGILLGSLMASGLYTQLTPEAVLDYGWRIPFIVGGIFGLMAVWLRKWLSETPVFLALKEKKEISSEIPLKTVMKNHKTSIFVSMLITWMLTAGIVVIILMTPTLMQTQLGISAQEAFFGNNLASFFLIIGCVVGGYFADKIGRLLALLIGSLCLLIAVYVFYFDLVNGAKNFITLYSLAGFCVGVVGIIPSVMVAAFPAQIRFSGLSFSYNMAYAIFGAMTPPLISYLTDRLGITAPAHYVAFTAIITVFTSFYLIKNKKDYLNN
- the murI gene encoding glutamate racemase; this translates as MKPVDLVVMDWGIGGLSVYNEILKKMSGLSILYFSDSGSMPYGKMDPEKLKQRLLQLISNFSDQGVKHFVIACNAASTALPSLEKEFSKKNLHVIGVIDCGVALVKSTPHRKVGILGGRRTILSHCYSKRLTSKNRKVIGRIAQPLSALIESGELVSSRMTKTLNQILKPLRNCDAILLACTHYPAVSSQIQNILPHCKLLDPAATVATYIKKNWKLESSSAKKKSSTLFLTSGDTEQMKNAAKAAFGIQIYRALKVSLIKTKK